The stretch of DNA tatggattatataatatgttagatattgtatttttactgGAGCATATATTTTGAGCGACTAAAAATGATCACAGTTgttcagattttatttaattttgacataaaaattaaaaaaaaattatgaataaaattttgacaacTTATAAATGACTAAAATTTTTCCGCAAAAGCAAAGCACAAATAtaactgatatttattttagcttGTGGTTCTTCCCGCACAACCTactgtgataaatattttggaaaccTGGGTGCAACATTTTACTACAAcacaattaacaaatattccAGAAAAACCTCAACGAAATAAAGCAACTAATACATTAGAAAAAACAGTGAACGAAGTAAATATATGCAGAGAAGTCGCGGATGGTTTACgcatatattttgattttacgtTACCTCACCTCCTTCTATATAGGCAAGAAAGAGAGCAGTATGCCTCCCTGAAGTCTTCTTTATTAAGCAACGAACAAGCAATTATCCCGAAAGAAAGAACAACTGAGTAAGTTCAGTTTTAAATTGTCATTAAGAATTCGATTCAAATtcattgttttgttttataaaaatatcttctctTATAGAAATCCAGAAATGTctataaaagaagaatttgACGATTCAGAATATGCTCATTTACCACCTTTTCAAGAGCATGATTCTGAGATGGACAATACAAATAAGCCATCAAACAATTCTAAGCGAAGATTGCGATCGTATCGTGTAAGTTCAGTCGATGAAAGTCGACAATTAAGATCTTATGACGAAGGAAAGCAAGATGGTGGCAATTTATCGAGGTAatgatcaatttattttaatatcttccgctttcataaattataaatttatctttaacaaTTGTTTTTTCCTTTCGCAAATATCTCTTATCAGAACTGTGTATTGGGATAAgcataatataatgtattttttttgtttttccatccttttttgagattttttttataatgtgtttttgattgttttgttttagtagCATAGCAAGTACAAGTTCCCGTTGTTCTAGCCCACGAGGTGTAACATTAAGAATGCCGCCTGTTGTTACATCCGCTCAAGTAAATGCTTTACTTCAGCAATCTAATAAATGGAGATTAATGCCTCAAATATTGGGACAAAGCGAAAATCAACCAGGTCCCTCTGCTTATTACGGTGCCATTCATTTAACCAGGTTATTTGGTGAGAATTAGCTTCCATTTTACAAGGATGTATATATtgcacataatttttatatagtaaaaatgGTTTTATGTTTCTTAATTTCAGTTAAGTTACCTGAGTTATTACAATCCACAGATATATTGAACAAAAAGTTGAAagtacttttaaaatatttagacatGTTTCTAAGGtacgtagaaaaattaattaagtataGTAAGACGTGTATGCATATATATCAACTATTtctctatataaataaataacaatacattttacaagCAAGAATATagcaaagaatattaataatataatatttatagctaTCTGGAGATGCATAGAGAATGGTTTGGAgaacaattttatatgcaagTGGAAAGTCAAACAATATTACCAAATGAGtagtttaacaaaatatacatattgctTCCTCTGATCTGTGTACAACGTTGCATACATTTATgcatatctatttttatgtgattttAAGAATGTATTActcagaataataaaaaagctttttatattaatttatattttttaaatatatatttttatatagatttttatgttaattatttcatttgtgaaatggattatattatatataaaattaaaattgttaaaatagtTGTGTGcgattctaattaaaattatttatgcaattcaGTGGAATGTAtcttattgtattattttttacaatgttaatataataattaagcaagaattattaaaatattaggcGCGTTCAGTACAACAAACCGCTTAGTAATAATCGAACGtgattggctcttacttttagaACCAACAAATCAACGTCAAGTGTTGACTAGACAATTCAGCAGTTCTGTTGAACGCGGCCATTGTTAATCATTATAAACGATTTAACAATTTACACTGAAAAGAGGTTATGTGAGACGTGCTTAGTCAAGTATGTTCGAAATTGGTAAGATTACTCACATACCTCACATACAAaaccagtgatgcgatatttcctaCGAGGCTCGGGAGCCGTGGAGCCCTACCTGTAGGAAATATCACATCACTAAACAAAACACTATTTTCGAAGGAATTATAATTCGCGTTTAAATTTCTAAGATGGCGTTAATTCGTGTTTTATAGCAATTTGCTGAGaacgtaaaaatttgttaaagttAACCGAAGTTAACTAGAAACTTAAGTAAGTACGAATGCATTGGTGGTGATCAGTGCGTTTGTAAAGTCAAATggtgaaatttttatacaatattcaaGAAGTATTTCTTCATTTGCATAATTGTATGCTAATTGCTTTGTCACTGTGTTCGtaaaaagacgaaaaaaaattgccataTCAACACGTGTCCTTGTGAATGCATCGGACACCATTAacacatttaattatacacgGTATAAGTTTTTCTTGCTTGTGCACAGTGACGTACGAAGATGAGCTTGCAGGACGTTGCATATACGGTAGTTACCGCGCCATTTAATGTAATTCATAGAACGACTGCAGGGGCTGCATCCTATACTTGGAAGGCAGCTACATCGGTAAGCTAATATAGTGTTTTCCATTATCCTGAAACAATAGAGAGAAATACACTAATCTTCCTACATTGTAATCACTTGCTTGATCTTTCTcataatattaagtaatttgatttttttcaatcactTTTTATGCACTTTTAGTGAAAGGTATTTTATGCacttaaaataaagtatataaagggggagaaaaacaaaaaaaagcaaaaaaaaagcaaaaaaagcaaaaaaattcagGCAGTGTAATTATAGAAAAGGGATCTATCTGTCAGTCAACATCAGTGCTACAAACATTCAGGATGCGCTTTTAatactgcaataaaaattataaaattacaataaaatttgaatatactGATGTATTGTAATTTCTTGTGAGTGTAATTAGTTTAAGGTTAATTGAACTGACAACTTGGTTAATTCGATGCACTTTTACACTCTTCCATTATAAGCGTTAACCTTGtgttcaataatttgtttgtttttgtGTTATACAATGTCTATTGCTTTTCATTAATGAGCATTTGTGTAATGTTTAATGCTTTGCCTGTTTAATATAAGtgttaattgcaattaatatttattattggaaATTCCAAAATTGATAAGCAAGCTTTATgcaagaaaaaattgttaattgaaaACATAAGgtattatttacacaaaatataatttgtgaaaGCTAGTGATTTGACAGTTGTGTACAATCTTTTACAGGCAACAAGTTACCTGGGTTTACAACCTAAAACCGAAGTTAAAATGGTACCTGTATCTGTACCTTTATGGAAGTTAGCTGCTTCCACTGGACCATACATAAAGCTTGCAGCTCTCAGCGGTGCATCAGCAGTTATCTTGGGCGCTATTGGATCTCACAGTAAGTGAATCACTCcgcaattacattgcattatttcGAATCTCACTGTATGGCTGCAACATTTAAATCCATTTTTGTTTCGCAGGACATTACAGCCAGGATGATGTAGGAGTGGAGCAGAGGCGTATCTTTGAAACTGCAAATAGATATCACTTCATACACACTTTGGCCTTGTTGGGATTACCGATGTGCAGATATCCAAGCGTGGTACATTAATTGTCGCTGTGTTTATCTGCAATCATATAATCAACATTGCACTAACGATTTTGGGTGTTTGTATTGCAGGCGGCGGCTCTCATGTTGTCTGGCATTGTCCTGTTTTGTGGCAGTTGTTATTATACCGCATTCACTGGTGATTCAAGATTTGGTAGACAGACTCCAATTGGtggattttgttttattctgGCATGGTGCAGCatgcttttataaatattccttAAAAATGAGCATTTTATacggagaaataaataagagataaggtggttttatttttaaataaaatgtaaaagtaaataaaagatataatttttcacttatttcaattaactttaaatatttcttaaaaataatagcgtCTCTTGTGTAATTCTCGATGTATATTTGATCTATATCTtagaaaacatttgtttgAACACAAATGTCTGTTATTCAAATTCGTGTTATTTATGTCTATTGAaagctacaaaaaaaaaataaacggttctgaataaaattaataaaatttgtttataccattgaattgatataaatatcactttttaaaataatattaatgatattttggatcgtgatattttaaaatattacacactTTGTAATGATGCATATGCAAGTTTCCTATTGAtgaatctttattttcttgcacaatatattatcattCGTGATTCGTTGTcacataaaatgaaaaattataaaaaattgttatgcaAATACATCCGCATGTTTGCAGCAATGTGACCTGGCAATATACATCGAGATACCAACGAGATAGTaagtatattgaaaaaaagggGGGGGAAACAAAACGGATTTTGCGTTTCGATAATGAGGCAAATTACGATCTCCGTCTTTCATTAATCGAACATACGAAATCGGCTTCCAAACCGTTTTGGTCGTCTCGGAGGATGTaacaaaatcgaaaaaatgccCGTTCATGTGCACGGAGTCATATATTATACACGAAATTtgacaatataaatttgaaacaaatggTTTCGACATTATAGACTGCCTGACACAcgacacatacacatatacgtacattctttctttctctccttctctctctctctctctcttacacacacacatttttatatagactCCGCGTTTCTATAATGACATAAGAAAGTAATGTACCTTGTATGAACCATTTGATACACCAGCTTCACTTACTTTATATCCATTCTATTTCGTATCATACAATTGtcttacatttctttttttttctttttttttcccgtaAATACGATGGATTTGCCTGTAAATGGATATCGGAATTTCCCTTCAATTCACACGTCATGACGACGAAACTCTGGCGATTCTGGTTGCGCTCTTACACAGCTAAACAAACTAATAATTGAACTAATTTTATCTAGAATaacaatatcaaataatattaatgaatgcTACACATCGGTTAAACTTAAACGTAGGAGTGTTGCGCAAAAACATTTCGCGCGTTGTATTCACGGTCGTTGGAACTTAAGCGGCGTACACGTAGAGATCGATTACAAAATAGAGGATAGCAGCGAGAGAcagcattgttttttttcttctttctggAATTAAAATCGTTTCCGGTAGTAAGACACGCACCCGCGCGCTTTTCGTCGTGAGCACGCGAGTTTGTTTGCTGATTTTAGCTCttgggtttttttttattcttccgCGATTATGTAACGCAGCGGATTGGCGACATATGGCGATGCTTTTTAAATGCATcactgatataaaatttacttagtCTATAGTAAACGTTTCTCCTTTCTCTGAGGTTATATTTAGTTAGTATAGTGTTTCATAGCAATATCATTTCTCGTTACTATcatataaagtatttatatcGACTTGCGtatattaaactatatgtacagtttttttctctttttttttattgtaacacACTGAAGataagtttttcctttttttttttttttcctagaACGAGGTTGCGCTCGCAAGCCACTCGATTCGCAGTATCGCAAATAAGTAAATTCACGCGGTTCGGTTAATTATGCAGCTTTGCACTTTTCTTCCTGgtcaaagtatatatatatcacaattCAACCGATATAAGATAGAAacggaaaagaaaattattttcgtgaattttgaaaatacttCTGATgtgatgaaaaaaagaaaaaaaaagagcatctctaaaagatttatataaaaagtaactgTTATCGCTGGGATTTGATTGCCGAGAAACGCATGTAAGACTTTCACgtatataaactttaaataaaattataattcgaATAATTCTCGATTCAGATAATGTGAAGAAGAGTGAAGGAGAAAATGACGCGTCGATTTTCCATTCGTTTCTAGGAGAGGTGGAACGAGTGTTGACCTTCTTGCGCAGCTATCCGTAACTTTTCCCGCATTATTTCCAAAGTGGTATAATCAGGCAGTTTTAGATAGTTAACGCAAGTCATTACGGATGGTAAAAAATCGTCTGTCTTCATAGACGGATCAAAGGTTTTGCGTACTATCGTTAACGGGGGTGTTAAGCTTTTGAAACCTGGAAAAGAAAGCAAGAGCCGTGAATATCATCCACCTTATTGCACAATAAAGTGATAGGATAAATGAAAATTCAGAATACTAACCTCCAACGGGTAAGCGCGGTGAACCGGTGACGAACTGAATGAATTGTCGCTGCTCCTCGCTGTTGTACTTGGACATGACTTCGAAGAGGAAACGAATGGCGCGGGAGTCGGGCGTGTAGCCGTGGTCGGTCCTGCAGCACTCGGCGAGAGTTTTCACGTCCCATTGTCCGCCGGTTTGCGCGTGTCCGCAGAACACCGCCTCGAGCTCCTCCGGGAAAAACAGTCTCAGCTGCGACGGAGGGAATACAGATTCGAATCCTTCTCGAAAAGCCTCCATTTGTCTGAATACTCCTTCGTACAAGAACCAGTGCACCACCAACTGAAATGCAGAAGTAACGCGTGACCGCTTCGATCTTTCGCGCGATATCGGTAATTAAGAATCATATCGATATTGCCACTTGTACCTTTATGTATTGATCTAGATTGTGAATAGTGACGGGTATCTCACTGCCACCTTTTCTCAACTCGATGTTCTCGTAACCCGGCAACTCGAACACGAGACCCAAATCGGAGATCGGGCACGTGTCCAAGTCAAGTACTTCGATTAACTGCGCTTTTTCAAGCGGTCGTAAAGTCTGATCCTTCTCCATGACTTCCTT from Linepithema humile isolate Giens D197 chromosome 2, Lhum_UNIL_v1.0, whole genome shotgun sequence encodes:
- the msl-3 gene encoding MSL complex subunit 3 isoform X3, which translates into the protein MVSTRGPKFKFCDGEKVLCYEPDPTKAKVLYDSKVLDVIVNKDQRGRKAVEYLIHFQGWNSSWDRCVTEEYVLKDTEENRQLQRDLAQKAQLQLGAYLYRRERKKRSHKMSERLTETEHQERRRRARSGGSRATSATTGSSEDGSSGQHADYDTEEVNTEEDTESSSDYMGETSDDEDSGGGSQSGASKPGVDIDIGSTLKRILEQDHDLISNKNKLVVLPAQPTVINILETWVQHFTTTQLTNIPEKPQRNKATNTLEKTVNEVNICREVADGLRIYFDFTLPHLLLYRQEREQYASLKSSLLSNEQAIIPKERTTENPEMSIKEEFDDSEYAHLPPFQEHDSEMDNTNKPSNNSKRRLRSYRVSSVDESRQLRSYDEGKQDGGNLSSPRGVTLRMPPVVTSAQVNALLQQSNKWRLMPQILGQSENQPGPSAYYGAIHLTRLFVKLPELLQSTDILNKKLKVLLKYLDMFLSYLEMHREWFGEQFYMQVESQTILPNE
- the msl-3 gene encoding MSL complex subunit 3 isoform X2, yielding MVSTRGPKFKFCDGEKVLCYEPDPTKAKVLYDSKVLDVIVNKDQRGRKAVEYLIHFQGWNSSWDRCVTEEYVLKDTEENRQLQRDLAQKAQLQLGAYLYRRERKKRSHKMSERLTETEHQERRRRARSGGSRATSATTGSSEDGSSGQHADYDTEEVNTEEDTESSSDYMGETSDDEDSGGGSQSGASKPGVDIDIGSTLKRILEQDHDLISNKNKLVVLPAQPTVINILETWVQHFTTTQLTNIPEKPQRNKATNTLEKTVNEVNICREVADGLRIYFDFTLPHLLLYRQEREQYASLKSSLLSNEQAIIPKERTTENPEMSIKEEFDDSEYAHLPPFQEHDSEMDNTNKPSNNSKRRLRSYRVSSVDESRQLRSYDEGKQDGGNLSSIASTSSRCSSPRGVTLRMPPVVTSAQVNALLQQSNKWRLMPQILGQSENQPGPSAYYGAIHLTRLFVKLPELLQSTDILNKKLKVLLKYLDMFLSYLEMHREWFGEQFYMQVESQTILPNE
- the msl-3 gene encoding MSL complex subunit 3 isoform X1, yielding MVSTRGPKFKFCDGEKVLCYEPDPTKAKVLYDSKVLDVIVNKDQRGRKAVEYLIHFQGWNSSWDRCVTEEYVLKDTEENRQLQRDLAQKAQLQLGAYLYRRERKKRSHKMSERLTETEHQERRRRARSGGSRATSATTGSSEDGSSGQHADYDTEEVNTEEDTESSSDYMGETSDDEDSGGGSQSGASKPGVDIDIGSTLKRILEQDHDLISNKNKLVVLPAQPTVINILETWVQHFTTTQLTNIPEKPQRNKATNTLEKTVNEVNICREVADGLRIYFDFTLPHLLLYRQEREQYASLKSSLLSNEQAIIPKERTTENPEMSIKEEFDDSEYAHLPPFQEHDSEMDNTNKPSNNSKRRLRSYRVSSVDESRQLRSYDEGKQDGGNLSSSIASTSSRCSSPRGVTLRMPPVVTSAQVNALLQQSNKWRLMPQILGQSENQPGPSAYYGAIHLTRLFVKLPELLQSTDILNKKLKVLLKYLDMFLSYLEMHREWFGEQFYMQVESQTILPNE
- the LOC105679594 gene encoding transmembrane protein 256 homolog; the protein is MSLQDVAYTVVTAPFNVIHRTTAGAASYTWKAATSATSYLGLQPKTEVKMVPVSVPLWKLAASTGPYIKLAALSGASAVILGAIGSHRHYSQDDVGVEQRRIFETANRYHFIHTLALLGLPMCRYPSVAAALMLSGIVLFCGSCYYTAFTGDSRFGRQTPIGGFCFILAWCSMLL